In one Nitrososphaera viennensis EN76 genomic region, the following are encoded:
- a CDS encoding homoserine dehydrogenase, producing MRVILVGFGVVGQSFAKLLLSRSADLYSQHGIKPRIVACVDNRGSAVSPAGLDLERLLAAKKAKGTVGAYEKKSAKFDPLQVIENVEAEVVIECTPTDLSTGEPGTSHIISAMRTGKNVISINKGPLALAFPSLIELANYNGVMFRFSGTVGGGTPILEFAKRCLKGDRIISFQGILNGTTNYILSKMEEGLTYQSALLDAKEKGYAEAKPELDTDGYDAAAKLVIMANWIMGMKVTMKDVARTGISEVSVADVEKAQSRGNAIKLIAACDSRRLEVKPTPVSKKDPICVNGTLNAVTFSSEHSGSQTIIGRGAGGMETASAVLRDLIEIRDTIFER from the coding sequence TTGCGCGTAATCCTTGTGGGCTTTGGCGTTGTTGGCCAGAGTTTTGCAAAGCTGCTGCTTTCACGCTCTGCAGACCTTTACAGCCAGCACGGGATAAAGCCGAGGATAGTGGCATGCGTCGACAACAGGGGCTCTGCCGTGTCGCCTGCCGGCCTCGACCTTGAGCGCCTGCTTGCGGCAAAAAAGGCCAAGGGCACCGTCGGCGCGTACGAGAAAAAATCTGCAAAATTCGACCCGTTGCAGGTCATTGAAAACGTCGAGGCAGAAGTCGTGATAGAATGCACGCCAACAGACCTCTCGACGGGCGAGCCGGGGACCTCGCACATCATATCGGCGATGAGGACGGGCAAGAACGTCATCAGCATAAACAAGGGCCCGCTTGCGCTTGCGTTTCCATCGCTGATAGAGCTGGCAAACTATAACGGGGTCATGTTCAGGTTCAGCGGCACCGTCGGCGGCGGCACCCCGATACTGGAATTTGCAAAGCGCTGCCTGAAGGGCGACAGGATAATCTCGTTCCAAGGCATACTGAACGGCACGACAAACTATATCCTCAGCAAGATGGAAGAAGGCCTGACGTACCAGAGCGCCCTTTTGGACGCCAAGGAAAAAGGCTACGCCGAGGCCAAGCCCGAGCTTGACACGGACGGCTACGACGCGGCGGCAAAACTGGTCATCATGGCCAACTGGATAATGGGCATGAAGGTGACCATGAAGGACGTGGCAAGGACCGGGATATCAGAAGTCAGCGTCGCAGACGTCGAAAAGGCGCAGTCGCGTGGAAACGCGATAAAGCTGATAGCGGCATGCGACAGCAGGCGCCTTGAGGTCAAGCCTACCCCGGTGTCAAAGAAGGACCCGATATGCGTCAACGGCACGCTCAACGCCGTCACGTTCTCGTCAGAGCACTCGGGCTCGCAGACAATCATAGGGCGCGGGGCGGGCGGCATGGAGACTGCAAGCGCGGTGCTTCGCGACCTCATAGAGATCCGGGACACCATTTTTGAGCGCTAG
- a CDS encoding PUA domain-containing protein, with product MSVLSKSETSDLVDKMKARWPAGTIPKVKTFKVYEVDESKHLLVSDEITCVQVKDYVIPFLAGKPETLAQFPSVRVDMGAVKFVCNGAKVLRPGIVEFGSFKKGDIVTVQDQTHGKMLAVGIALEDSETAKTMQKGYVVDNLHYISDKIWEAYKEI from the coding sequence ATCTCGGTCCTTTCTAAAAGCGAAACTTCTGACCTCGTTGACAAGATGAAGGCGCGCTGGCCCGCCGGCACGATCCCAAAGGTCAAGACGTTCAAGGTCTACGAAGTAGACGAAAGCAAGCACCTGCTAGTATCAGACGAAATTACCTGCGTGCAGGTCAAAGACTACGTCATCCCATTCCTTGCAGGCAAACCCGAGACGCTAGCGCAGTTTCCGTCAGTCAGGGTGGACATGGGAGCGGTCAAGTTTGTGTGCAACGGCGCCAAGGTGCTCAGGCCCGGAATAGTCGAGTTTGGCAGCTTCAAAAAGGGCGACATTGTCACAGTGCAGGACCAGACGCACGGCAAGATGCTTGCCGTCGGCATTGCGCTTGAGGACAGCGAGACTGCAAAGACAATGCAAAAGGGCTATGTCGTCGACAACCTGCACTACATCAGCGACAAAATATGGGAAGCGTACAAGGAAATCTGA
- a CDS encoding ArsR/SmtB family transcription factor — protein MADALFQKDVRVRRVTTLNHAAAQGLSDPARMRILELVSHKPMNAEEIAKALGNAGVKKATTTVRHHLDALKEAGLIEAARMVEVRGAVMKYYSATLRVFDCQAPADLDSKALRLIDDVSGKLAKVLKSVHEDKRFLALDKDGKCREFLALEIINAALARAMERPEYKELTAAGQKK, from the coding sequence ATGGCAGATGCACTGTTCCAAAAGGACGTAAGAGTAAGGCGCGTGACCACCTTGAACCACGCGGCCGCGCAGGGGCTAAGCGACCCTGCAAGAATGCGAATACTGGAGCTTGTAAGCCACAAGCCCATGAACGCAGAGGAAATCGCAAAAGCGCTTGGAAACGCTGGCGTCAAAAAGGCCACGACCACGGTCAGGCACCACCTTGACGCGCTCAAGGAGGCGGGCCTGATAGAGGCGGCAAGGATGGTCGAGGTCAGGGGCGCGGTGATGAAGTACTATTCTGCCACGCTTCGCGTGTTTGACTGCCAGGCGCCGGCAGACCTTGACAGCAAGGCTTTGCGGCTGATTGACGATGTGAGCGGCAAGCTGGCAAAGGTGCTAAAGAGCGTGCACGAAGACAAGCGCTTTTTGGCGCTTGACAAGGACGGCAAGTGCCGGGAGTTTCTCGCCCTTGAAATCATCAACGCGGCGCTTGCAAGGGCGATGGAAAGGCCAGAATACAAGGAACTGACGGCGGCAGGTCAAAAGAAGTAA
- a CDS encoding DUF371 domain-containing protein, translated as MLQDEIAFFGHPNVQSLHARTVEITKEEHLTLRGDCIIGVRAEKACADVDEKIKRKLARSGSHVKIEIIVGNDVCEISGAGDERLTLENKHDIVIRKTNFVCPRTLSVRCDKASSDIPRGMVKALQDPGTKGIFRITVE; from the coding sequence GTGTTGCAGGACGAGATCGCGTTCTTTGGACACCCAAACGTCCAGTCGCTGCATGCAAGGACCGTCGAGATAACAAAAGAGGAGCACCTGACTCTGAGGGGCGACTGCATAATTGGCGTCAGGGCTGAAAAGGCGTGCGCCGACGTTGACGAAAAGATAAAGCGCAAGCTGGCAAGGAGCGGCTCGCATGTAAAAATAGAGATAATCGTGGGAAACGACGTCTGTGAGATAAGCGGCGCCGGCGACGAGCGCCTGACACTAGAGAACAAGCACGACATCGTGATCCGCAAGACAAATTTCGTCTGCCCGCGGACGCTTTCTGTCAGGTGCGACAAGGCGTCGTCTGACATACCGCGCGGCATGGTCAAGGCGCTCCAAGATCCTGGCACAAAGGGCATATTCCGAATAACAGTTGAATAA
- the purC gene encoding phosphoribosylaminoimidazolesuccinocarboxamide synthase — protein sequence MRLIRKGKVKDIYELDDDGNNILFHFSDRVSAFDVKMATPIPRKGEVLCRFGEFWFNTLGTPHHMLRVQDKDKMVVKKLAMIPVECVVRGYFYGSFADRYKDHLGKSLPADYKPVMAGRLPRPIFDPTTKSEEHDMPVNKEQAISMGLVSKEDYEFLEKTSILLYEKMSAIVEKAGFIIADVKFEFGRDESGRIVLGDSLGPDEYRLWLKADYSPGRMQEAYDKQLLRDWLIKTGFKAEIDRLAKEGKKPEPPTVAPEIAGELSRRYILAYERISGRTL from the coding sequence TTGAGGCTCATCCGCAAGGGCAAGGTCAAGGACATCTACGAGCTTGACGACGACGGCAACAATATCCTCTTCCATTTCTCAGACAGGGTGTCGGCGTTTGACGTCAAGATGGCAACTCCCATACCTAGAAAGGGAGAGGTGTTATGCAGGTTTGGCGAGTTCTGGTTCAACACCCTTGGCACGCCCCACCACATGCTGCGCGTGCAGGACAAGGACAAGATGGTGGTAAAGAAACTGGCCATGATTCCTGTAGAGTGCGTGGTGCGTGGGTATTTCTACGGCAGTTTTGCCGACCGCTACAAGGACCACCTCGGCAAGAGCCTCCCTGCAGATTACAAGCCGGTGATGGCCGGCAGGCTTCCAAGGCCGATATTTGACCCGACTACAAAATCCGAGGAGCACGACATGCCAGTCAACAAGGAGCAGGCAATCTCTATGGGCCTCGTATCAAAAGAGGACTATGAATTCCTCGAAAAGACGTCAATTCTACTCTATGAAAAGATGAGTGCAATAGTCGAGAAGGCAGGCTTTATCATCGCAGACGTCAAGTTCGAGTTTGGCCGCGACGAAAGCGGCAGAATAGTCCTTGGCGACTCGCTTGGGCCTGACGAATACCGGCTCTGGCTCAAGGCGGATTACTCGCCGGGCAGGATGCAGGAGGCGTACGACAAGCAGCTTTTGCGCGACTGGCTCATCAAGACGGGATTCAAGGCAGAGATTGACAGGCTTGCCAAGGAAGGCAAAAAGCCCGAGCCGCCCACCGTGGCGCCTGAAATAGCAGGCGAGCTTTCAAGGCGCTACATACTTGCGTACGAGCGCATAAGCGGCAGAACGCTCTAA
- a CDS encoding Ntn hydrolase family protein: protein MAFEFMPGATVVGISYNNGVVLAAEKRVSFGNFVVNKNMKKTFPVTQHVGAACAGMVADMTVLVRQVEALAKIRKLETRREVAPNSVAKLMSVIMFERRYFPLLTQVIVGGVNDKPEIYTLDPLGSVLPDEYAAVGTGAEMALGIMDAEFKQGMSEENARELAIKAVRSATQRDASSGDGIDLLVVSRNGTREETVPIRN, encoded by the coding sequence ATGGCCTTTGAATTCATGCCGGGCGCTACCGTGGTAGGAATCTCGTACAACAATGGCGTGGTCCTGGCCGCAGAGAAGAGGGTTTCGTTTGGCAACTTTGTCGTAAACAAGAACATGAAAAAGACATTCCCTGTCACCCAGCATGTGGGTGCTGCCTGCGCAGGCATGGTGGCAGACATGACGGTCCTTGTCAGGCAGGTCGAGGCACTTGCGAAAATCCGCAAGCTGGAGACAAGGCGCGAGGTTGCACCAAACTCTGTCGCCAAGCTGATGTCAGTCATCATGTTTGAGCGCAGGTACTTTCCGCTCCTCACCCAGGTCATTGTCGGCGGTGTAAACGACAAGCCAGAGATCTATACGCTTGATCCGCTCGGCTCGGTCCTTCCAGACGAGTACGCGGCAGTCGGCACGGGCGCGGAAATGGCGCTAGGCATAATGGACGCAGAGTTCAAGCAGGGCATGAGCGAGGAAAACGCCCGGGAATTGGCAATAAAGGCAGTCAGATCAGCAACGCAGCGCGACGCCTCGTCAGGCGATGGGATTGACCTGCTGGTTGTGAGCCGTAACGGCACAAGGGAAGAGACGGTTCCGATAAGGAACTAG
- the purK gene encoding 5-(carboxyamino)imidazole ribonucleotide synthase: MFKSDALSMGRQTCIGIIGGGQLGKMIAHEARRMSFKVIVLDPTEGCPASKIADEQIVADFKDEAAIMRLAEKCDVLTYEIELANSSALKQLEEKSYPVRPAPETLRIIQNKHRQKSFLKEHRIAVPDFELVKSEEHLHELCRKFGLPAVLKATEDSYDGRGNFVIKSGDDVHRAYEYFKGRQVMLEKFVPFTKEVSIMVARNPSGQIESFPVVENIHKNSILDTTIAPAQISRKVEQKAIRLAKRTMEVLHGAGIFGIEMFVTKKGDVLVNEIAPRVHNSGHYTNEACSVSQFEQHLRAVLDLPLAKPELLSPAVMINILGPEGFDGVYAVTGLDAMMKVPGAELYIYGKKVSKPCRKLGHITATGRTVKEALARAKKARNAITLVPATEAR, encoded by the coding sequence TTGTTCAAGAGCGACGCGCTTTCTATGGGACGGCAGACCTGCATCGGGATAATCGGCGGCGGGCAGCTTGGCAAGATGATAGCGCACGAGGCAAGGCGCATGTCGTTCAAGGTTATAGTGCTCGACCCGACCGAAGGCTGCCCCGCTTCAAAAATAGCCGACGAGCAGATCGTCGCCGACTTCAAGGACGAGGCCGCGATTATGAGGCTGGCAGAAAAATGCGACGTGCTCACCTATGAAATCGAGCTGGCAAACTCCTCTGCACTCAAGCAGCTTGAGGAAAAAAGCTATCCTGTCAGGCCGGCCCCTGAGACCCTGCGCATCATCCAGAACAAGCACCGCCAAAAGTCGTTTTTGAAAGAGCACAGGATAGCAGTCCCAGACTTTGAGCTTGTAAAATCGGAGGAACACCTGCACGAATTATGCAGGAAATTCGGGCTTCCCGCGGTGCTAAAGGCGACAGAGGACTCGTACGACGGCCGGGGCAACTTTGTGATAAAGTCCGGGGACGACGTGCACAGAGCCTACGAGTATTTCAAGGGCAGGCAAGTCATGCTGGAAAAGTTTGTCCCCTTTACAAAGGAAGTGTCGATAATGGTGGCAAGGAACCCTTCTGGGCAGATAGAGTCGTTTCCAGTCGTCGAAAACATACACAAAAACAGCATCCTTGACACCACGATTGCGCCGGCGCAGATCAGCCGCAAGGTCGAGCAGAAAGCGATAAGGCTGGCAAAGAGGACGATGGAAGTGCTGCACGGCGCAGGCATCTTTGGCATCGAAATGTTTGTCACGAAAAAAGGCGACGTGCTGGTAAACGAGATTGCGCCCCGCGTCCACAACTCGGGCCACTACACCAACGAGGCCTGCTCGGTCTCGCAGTTTGAGCAGCACTTGAGGGCGGTGCTTGACCTGCCGCTGGCAAAGCCGGAGCTGCTGTCGCCGGCGGTCATGATAAACATACTGGGCCCGGAGGGCTTTGACGGCGTGTACGCAGTTACCGGCCTTGACGCTATGATGAAGGTGCCCGGGGCGGAACTGTACATCTATGGCAAAAAGGTATCAAAACCATGCAGAAAGCTCGGCCATATCACGGCGACCGGCAGGACTGTAAAAGAGGCCCTAGCAAGGGCTAAAAAGGCGCGCAATGCTATCACACTCGTGCCGGCGACGGAGGCAAGATAG
- a CDS encoding SDR family NAD(P)-dependent oxidoreductase, which translates to MSGLKFDGKTVVVTGSGTGIGQAIAKRFAEAGANIVIMGRRKEPLDQTAEILDDIIKKAGSKGRVATFPGVDVSDEDGINAMFEGVKKQFGKVDIIVNNAGVSGPVKTFTNASVKEFRECVAIHLTGTFWTSAAGLKAMEKGGKIITISTFFSEENRYEQRPYRFRTPYTASQGAKNRLAECLAWELAERGIRSIATNPGPVHSDRIYKTVYPKAAAEFLRVGGYPGLSSTEVEVVTAKALPYLGDADDVVKKACRDAATEIATKRGQSDEVTVSKLAETVQGALAKMQEIAEKIQGNTSKMIVDSEFLSQDEVAEMVLNLSDEKISKLINGRVIPNDRVFYPVKPIVGTGVDILPGSELKGKVIVLTTTSSSAKDIDRVKKVAGIAQVAGAKQVIVLYRNKADEAHFKEFHSHAIDFLDETAVRRIFNTAKTHFGPIDAVIHFTGDYDYNSAFSTMSRKQWESLIDNFVYIPGMLVKESVIAMAPEGALAEPAKFKGTKGTVTIVGPDAPVGKKISGTLRARADVFRGALRPYTATTNQELGDVLGSNIKLHLVLAGNSEGAEPNADRLHASILSLAAGAALKRNEAIFYIDEARN; encoded by the coding sequence ATGAGTGGTTTAAAATTTGACGGTAAAACAGTTGTTGTCACTGGAAGCGGCACAGGCATCGGCCAGGCCATTGCCAAGAGGTTTGCCGAGGCAGGCGCCAACATTGTCATCATGGGCAGGCGCAAGGAGCCCCTTGACCAGACAGCCGAGATACTAGACGACATCATCAAAAAGGCCGGCTCAAAGGGCAGGGTCGCCACCTTTCCCGGGGTAGACGTCTCTGACGAGGACGGCATCAACGCGATGTTTGAAGGCGTCAAGAAGCAGTTTGGCAAGGTCGACATCATCGTCAACAACGCCGGCGTTTCCGGGCCGGTCAAGACTTTTACAAACGCAAGCGTCAAGGAATTCCGCGAGTGCGTGGCAATACACCTGACTGGAACCTTCTGGACCTCTGCCGCAGGGCTGAAGGCGATGGAAAAGGGAGGCAAGATAATCACGATATCTACATTCTTTTCGGAGGAAAACAGGTACGAGCAGCGCCCGTACCGCTTCAGGACGCCGTACACCGCCTCGCAGGGCGCCAAGAACAGGCTGGCCGAGTGCCTCGCATGGGAGCTGGCCGAAAGAGGCATACGCTCGATTGCCACGAACCCCGGTCCGGTGCACTCTGACAGGATCTACAAGACCGTGTATCCAAAGGCGGCGGCGGAGTTTTTGCGCGTTGGAGGATATCCGGGACTTTCGTCAACAGAGGTCGAGGTAGTCACTGCAAAGGCACTCCCATATCTCGGCGATGCCGACGATGTTGTGAAAAAGGCGTGCAGGGACGCGGCGACTGAAATCGCGACAAAGCGCGGCCAGTCAGACGAAGTGACTGTTTCAAAACTTGCAGAAACCGTTCAAGGTGCGCTTGCCAAGATGCAAGAGATTGCCGAGAAAATCCAGGGCAACACGAGCAAGATGATAGTGGACAGCGAATTTCTTTCACAGGACGAGGTCGCCGAGATGGTGCTGAACCTCTCTGACGAAAAGATAAGCAAGCTGATAAACGGCAGGGTGATACCAAACGACCGCGTCTTTTACCCTGTCAAGCCGATTGTCGGCACAGGCGTCGATATACTGCCCGGCTCTGAACTGAAGGGCAAGGTAATCGTGCTGACGACAACGTCATCTTCTGCTAAAGACATTGACAGGGTGAAAAAGGTCGCAGGGATCGCGCAGGTCGCAGGAGCCAAGCAGGTCATAGTCCTGTACCGAAACAAGGCCGACGAAGCTCATTTCAAGGAATTCCACAGCCATGCGATCGATTTTCTCGACGAAACGGCAGTGAGGCGCATATTCAACACCGCCAAGACGCACTTTGGCCCGATTGACGCGGTCATACACTTTACCGGCGACTATGACTACAACTCGGCATTTAGCACGATGTCAAGGAAGCAGTGGGAGAGCCTCATCGACAACTTTGTCTACATACCCGGCATGCTGGTAAAAGAGTCGGTAATCGCTATGGCCCCGGAAGGCGCGCTTGCCGAGCCGGCCAAGTTCAAGGGAACCAAGGGCACGGTCACCATAGTCGGCCCAGACGCCCCTGTCGGCAAGAAAATATCAGGCACGCTTCGTGCACGCGCTGACGTGTTCCGCGGGGCGCTGAGGCCGTACACGGCGACTACGAACCAGGAGCTTGGCGACGTGCTTGGCTCAAACATCAAATTGCACTTGGTGCTTGCAGGAAACAGCGAAGGGGCAGAGCCAAATGCGGACAGGCTGCATGCCTCCATCCTGAGCCTTGCGGCAGGCGCGGCGCTCAAGCGAAACGAGGCAATATTCTATATCGACGAAGCAAGGAACTAA
- a CDS encoding sulfite exporter TauE/SafE family protein: MLDIVTTVIVLVAVGLGAGTLGSMLGVGGGIIMVPALTFMGLPHAQAAATSLFAVTSTSVSSTVAYSRQNRIDYRRAIQLAMAAVPGAVLGVFISGGISDAEFKLYFGILLMAVGAYVVFKSSILKERGQRKMSVVQHAAVFAITFGAGIISSLFGVGGGTVFVPVMLLIHRMTMRNAAATSQLTLMITSFAGIFTHAAVGNPNYLYAVALSAGAFIGAQLGARWSKNAKETLLRKMLGIVLIMVAITFILEGFGVKL, encoded by the coding sequence TTGCTTGACATCGTCACCACCGTTATAGTGCTTGTGGCAGTCGGCCTTGGAGCCGGCACCCTAGGCTCCATGCTGGGCGTGGGCGGAGGCATAATCATGGTGCCGGCGCTCACGTTCATGGGTCTTCCGCATGCCCAGGCGGCAGCTACGAGCCTATTTGCGGTCACGTCGACAAGCGTATCGTCAACCGTGGCATACTCGCGCCAAAATAGGATCGACTACAGGCGCGCAATCCAGCTTGCAATGGCGGCGGTGCCAGGCGCGGTGCTCGGGGTGTTCATCTCAGGGGGCATATCTGATGCAGAGTTCAAGCTGTACTTTGGCATACTGCTGATGGCGGTAGGCGCGTACGTCGTGTTCAAGAGCTCCATATTGAAGGAAAGGGGGCAACGCAAGATGTCTGTTGTGCAGCACGCGGCGGTGTTTGCGATAACATTTGGAGCAGGCATAATATCGAGCCTCTTTGGCGTGGGCGGAGGCACAGTATTCGTACCGGTGATGCTCCTCATCCACCGCATGACGATGCGCAATGCCGCGGCGACTTCGCAGCTGACGCTCATGATAACGTCGTTTGCAGGGATTTTCACGCATGCTGCGGTGGGCAACCCAAACTATCTTTACGCGGTGGCGCTTTCTGCCGGCGCGTTTATCGGCGCGCAGCTTGGAGCCAGGTGGTCAAAAAATGCCAAGGAAACGCTGCTTAGAAAGATGCTTGGCATTGTGCTCATAATGGTGGCCATAACGTTCATCCTTGAAGGATTTGGCGTAAAACTGTAG
- a CDS encoding Lrp/AsnC family transcriptional regulator yields the protein MSNNGQATSTVETATHVRDVSRQAAVAELENIGVNASLFESLTVDQLSDLLYNLNRVIINSNANPMNHQRTKGVVLSAVDRKILKALLECGGNPSSLQLSRELDIPLTTVQRRRKRLEEEFISESYSLRYEKFGKRHITFIVSLGVGDRYEVTKEILVLEKVSALTSTFGDGADLKVEAILDSNQEFIEISEKIKSISGIQKISWFESIEVLGRKKETDLSIIGEE from the coding sequence TTGTCTAACAACGGGCAGGCCACCTCAACCGTCGAAACAGCCACCCACGTACGTGATGTATCCAGACAGGCCGCAGTAGCAGAATTAGAGAACATAGGCGTCAATGCAAGTCTTTTCGAATCGCTTACAGTAGACCAGCTTTCGGATCTCCTGTACAATCTCAATAGGGTAATCATAAATTCAAATGCCAATCCAATGAACCACCAAAGAACGAAAGGAGTCGTTCTCTCTGCAGTTGACAGAAAAATATTGAAGGCATTGCTGGAATGTGGCGGCAACCCCTCCTCTCTACAATTATCAAGGGAATTAGACATACCACTAACCACTGTTCAACGAAGGCGGAAACGGCTTGAGGAGGAATTCATCAGCGAATCATACAGCCTAAGGTATGAGAAATTCGGCAAAAGGCATATCACATTTATCGTATCGCTTGGTGTGGGAGACAGATATGAAGTCACAAAGGAAATTCTTGTTCTTGAAAAAGTGAGTGCCCTCACCAGTACGTTTGGAGACGGGGCAGACCTAAAGGTTGAAGCAATACTGGACAGCAACCAAGAATTCATAGAGATATCCGAGAAAATCAAGTCCATTTCGGGTATCCAGAAAATCTCGTGGTTTGAGTCAATTGAAGTCTTGGGAAGAAAGAAAGAGACCGATCTCTCAATAATAGGAGAGGAGTAG
- a CDS encoding Lrp/AsnC family transcriptional regulator gives MRPAAADIDELDIRLVEILQKDSSTPSVKIAGMLRVTEGTVRNRVNKLRRLGVIRRFTISIDPMAMGQGAIAFVLLNAAPGRTAEVAKRLAALDVVAEVHETHTYGDLLLKVRARGPSDLADIVASRIKTVPGVAGTQVITVLNAWKDGA, from the coding sequence GTGAGGCCGGCGGCAGCAGACATTGACGAGCTTGACATCAGGCTTGTCGAGATCCTGCAAAAGGACAGCTCGACTCCGTCAGTCAAGATCGCAGGCATGCTAAGGGTGACGGAAGGCACTGTGAGGAACAGGGTGAACAAGCTGCGCCGGCTTGGAGTCATTCGCAGGTTCACAATATCAATAGACCCGATGGCAATGGGACAGGGCGCAATCGCGTTTGTCCTTCTCAATGCAGCGCCGGGAAGAACTGCAGAAGTTGCAAAAAGGCTTGCAGCGCTTGACGTCGTGGCAGAGGTGCACGAGACGCACACGTACGGCGACCTGCTTCTGAAGGTGAGGGCAAGGGGCCCAAGCGACCTTGCCGACATCGTTGCAAGCAGGATAAAGACGGTACCGGGCGTCGCCGGCACGCAGGTGATAACTGTCCTCAACGCGTGGAAGGACGGCGCCTAG
- a CDS encoding TIGR00266 family protein: protein MQFSIVKAPMALLEVQMSAGEKITTESGAMVYMKGDIEIKTRTREGGFLKKLKVTALGGESFFVNDFIAKSDCSLGLTGPPIGDIVRLDIKPGSGFIVQSGSYVASTAGVLLDTQWQGFTKGLFGSEFFMLKATGEGDLFANAYGGIVQKDLLPGESMSVDNYHLVALGERVQYNVTQIGGLKTNILGGEGFVTKCTGPGPVLFQTKNLRELIDILGINQRAETTSNNTGVSFGGFRIG from the coding sequence ATGCAGTTTAGCATAGTCAAGGCGCCCATGGCGCTCCTTGAGGTCCAGATGTCTGCAGGAGAAAAGATAACCACTGAATCCGGCGCGATGGTCTACATGAAAGGCGATATCGAGATAAAGACGAGGACAAGAGAAGGCGGGTTCTTGAAGAAACTAAAGGTCACGGCGCTTGGAGGCGAGTCGTTCTTTGTAAACGACTTTATCGCAAAAAGCGACTGCTCGCTAGGGCTGACCGGCCCGCCCATCGGCGACATTGTGCGCCTGGACATCAAGCCGGGAAGCGGCTTTATCGTCCAGTCCGGCTCGTACGTCGCGTCGACTGCAGGCGTGCTCCTTGACACCCAGTGGCAGGGGTTCACAAAGGGGCTTTTTGGATCTGAATTTTTCATGCTAAAGGCAACTGGGGAAGGCGACCTCTTTGCAAACGCCTACGGGGGAATCGTGCAGAAGGACCTGTTGCCGGGCGAGAGTATGAGCGTGGATAACTACCACTTGGTCGCGCTTGGCGAACGCGTGCAGTACAATGTCACGCAGATAGGCGGCCTAAAGACAAACATACTTGGAGGAGAGGGCTTTGTGACCAAATGCACCGGGCCGGGGCCGGTCCTGTTCCAGACAAAGAACCTGCGCGAGCTTATAGACATACTCGGGATAAACCAGCGCGCAGAAACCACGTCAAACAACACTGGCGTTTCGTTTGGGGGATTCAGGATAGGCTAG
- the purE gene encoding 5-(carboxyamino)imidazole ribonucleotide mutase produces MKKPLVGIIMGSDSDLPVMKEAAEFLDSFGVPNEVTIVSAHRTAKRMYDYAKGAKKRGIEVIIAGAGGAAHLPGMTASLTSLPVIGVPIKTKSLDGIDSLLSIAQMPPGVPVATVAINGAKNAGILACQILAAKHPAIAKKVEKFKQEMEGSVLEKAQSLEDMGFNKYLARK; encoded by the coding sequence ATGAAAAAGCCGCTTGTAGGAATCATCATGGGAAGCGACTCTGACCTGCCGGTGATGAAAGAGGCGGCAGAGTTCCTCGACTCGTTTGGCGTCCCAAACGAGGTGACGATAGTGTCCGCGCACCGCACCGCAAAGCGAATGTACGATTATGCCAAGGGCGCCAAGAAAAGAGGGATAGAGGTGATAATCGCAGGCGCAGGAGGCGCGGCTCACCTTCCGGGCATGACCGCATCGCTCACTTCCCTGCCTGTTATAGGCGTCCCGATAAAGACCAAGAGCCTTGACGGCATTGATTCGCTGCTTTCGATAGCGCAGATGCCGCCCGGCGTCCCCGTTGCGACGGTGGCAATAAACGGCGCAAAAAACGCCGGCATACTTGCGTGCCAGATCCTTGCAGCCAAGCACCCTGCCATCGCAAAAAAGGTGGAGAAATTCAAGCAGGAGATGGAAGGCTCGGTGCTTGAAAAGGCCCAGTCTCTTGAAGACATGGGTTTTAACAAGTACCTGGCAAGAAAATAA